TTGCAGCTCCGGTTTCGGTCAAAACCATGTTCAGCGCTGCAGATCGCCCCCGGCGGTCTCCCTTATGGAAGTTATCCGTCAGGTTTTGATCATTCGTGAAGGAGTGCACAGTTTCAACATGCCCATGGACAATACCGTACTTGTCGTTGAGCGCCTTGAGCACCGGTGTGATGGCGTTGGTGGTACAGGAGGCGGCGGTGATGATCTTATCTTCATCCTTGATGGTGTCATGGTTGATTCCATGCACCACGTTCTTTAGCGCCCCTTTGCCTGGTGCGGTGAGCAACACCCGGGAGGCACCCTTGCTCTGCAGGTGCTGCGAGAGGCCTTCCTCATCGCGCCACCGGCCGGTGTTATCCACAATCAGGGCGTCGTGAATATTGAAAGCGGTGTAGTCGATGGCGGAAGGATCATCCGAGTAGATAACCTGAATGGCTGTGCCATTGGCCTGGATGATGTTGCGCTCTTCATCAACGGTGATAGTGCCGTTGAAAGGCCCGTGGACGGAGTCACGGCGCAACAAGCTGGCACGTTTGGTCAGGTCAGATTCGCCACCATTGCGCACAACAATCGCCCGGAGCCGCAAGCCCTGACCGCCCCCTGCGTGTTCAATGAGGATCCTGGCCAGCAGCCGGCCGATCCGCCCGAAACCGTAGAGGACTACATCCTTGCCTCGCCGCAGATCCTGTCCCTGGCGGTCCACGATCTCAGCTAGCTCAACGCGCAGGAATTCTTCGCGGCTCTGACCTACACCCTCTTGGGCGTATTTGAGATTCAACGTGGCCAGGTTAATCGACGCCGGGCCCAGACGAAGGGCTGTCAATGCAAGGAGCATGGGCAGTGTTTCTTCTGGACGGAGTAGAACTCCGTCAACATGGCGGGCAAAACGGTGCGCCTTCAGCAAGCTGACGGCGGACTGGTTGATCAGGCTGCGTCCATGTACTGAGAGAATCACGTTATTCTCACGATACAGGCGGCCAATAAGCGGAATCATAGCTTCCGCCATGGTTTCGCGTTCGATCCATGACTCTAGGACGGCTTCACTATTGTTTGCCGCGAGTTCTTGCACCACGTAATCATCCTCTTCCAGCTCAAAACACCCTTGGTTCAAGCCACCTCTAGTGTGCCAGCGCACAGATGTTACTGGCGAGTTCAGTGAGACGGTTCACTAGACCGGTCTATCTAGAAATGAACTATACGGGATTGCCGTGACGTCTCTACGCCGGAGTATCCCCTGATGACCTGGAGTCTTAGTGGAGATTGACCCACTCACCAACAGATAAGCTCGAACAGTGCTAATTTTGCTTCCCCCTTCTGAAGGTAAGACCCCGGCCCAGACCGGTTCCCCCGCTGACTTGGCTGATTTGAGCTTTCCCTCGCTCACCGCCGCCCGGCAGGAGGTGGCATTTGCGTTGGCCTCCGTGTCAGGACAAGATGATGCTCTCCGTCAACTGGGCGTAGGAGCAACCTTGGGGCATGAGGTCTCCCGGAACATGCGCCTGATGAAAGAGCCAGCCGCACCGGCCCACAGCATCTACACGGGTGTGCTTTTTGACGCCCTGGGGTATTCAAACCTCACAACAACCCAAAAACGCAAAGCGGATGCCACAATCCTTGTGATCTCCGGTCTCTGGGGAGCCGTGGGATTCGCTGATAGCATCCCCGCCTATCGTCTCTCCATGTCCGTAGGCCTGCCAGGTCTGGGGAAACTAGCCAGCTACTGGAAACCGCGGCTAGCCG
This genomic window from Arthrobacter sp. TMP15 contains:
- a CDS encoding glyceraldehyde-3-phosphate dehydrogenase, which translates into the protein MVQELAANNSEAVLESWIERETMAEAMIPLIGRLYRENNVILSVHGRSLINQSAVSLLKAHRFARHVDGVLLRPEETLPMLLALTALRLGPASINLATLNLKYAQEGVGQSREEFLRVELAEIVDRQGQDLRRGKDVVLYGFGRIGRLLARILIEHAGGGQGLRLRAIVVRNGGESDLTKRASLLRRDSVHGPFNGTITVDEERNIIQANGTAIQVIYSDDPSAIDYTAFNIHDALIVDNTGRWRDEEGLSQHLQSKGASRVLLTAPGKGALKNVVHGINHDTIKDEDKIITAASCTTNAITPVLKALNDKYGIVHGHVETVHSFTNDQNLTDNFHKGDRRGRSAALNMVLTETGAAKAVAKALPELAGKLSGNSIRVPTPNVSMAILNLTLENGTTKEEINTYLRDMSLNSGLRKQIDFIDSPEVVSSDFIGSRRAGIVDGLATISNDKHLVLYVWYDNEFGYSCQVVRVMEEMAGVHPRQFPAVEESPVLLPA
- a CDS encoding peroxide stress protein YaaA, producing MLILLPPSEGKTPAQTGSPADLADLSFPSLTAARQEVAFALASVSGQDDALRQLGVGATLGHEVSRNMRLMKEPAAPAHSIYTGVLFDALGYSNLTTTQKRKADATILVISGLWGAVGFADSIPAYRLSMSVGLPGLGKLASYWKPRLAAALAEHAQDHLMVDCRSSSYAAAWVPDPVRTVAINVFTERDGTRKVVSHFAKHTRGELARHLLTRRGAAPQNPEQLTRAAGERWTVELVAGTSRKAHALNIILSD